gtccctaagtgccacatctacaaTCCTTTTAAATACCTCAAATCCCcactccagggatggtgactcctcagcttccctggctgacctgttccagtgcttgatcaccctttctgaaaagaaacttctgaaaagaaatttttcctaacgTCCAATCAAAACCTCCCCAGGTACAACTGGAGGCCAAATCCTCTTGTCCTGTTATTTGTAACCTGGGAGAAGGGACCAACTCCACCTGTGTCCagcctcctcctttcctccaggcctcagctccctcagccactcctcatcagAGTTGCTCTCCAgaccctccccagccccactgccctTTTCTGGATATGCTTTGGCACCTGCATTTCCCTGCAGACTTCAGTCCATCCATCTGGAAAGGACTCCAATGGTGGGTTGAGGGATCAAAATGTGAGGggccccagctcagcctcttCAGGACATGATGGATCACATGGCAACAGCTGATGGAGACAGAGACATCCCTTTGCAGGGCTTTGAGTGTGGTAAATCTGCATCTCATGATAGGAACACTCTCAAGAGAAAACATAAGACAGGTTGAGTTGAGGGTGCGTGTAGGGAAGTGATTTAACTGCTTTAGATGAGCCTGAAATCCACATCTGATGAGTTGTGGATGTTAAAATCCTTTGACAATCTGTGGATGCcccgtccctggaagtgttcagggccaggttggactgggcttggagcaacttgggatAGTGGAATGTGTCatgtgcagggagctggaatCAGATTATCTTTGAGACCCTTTCCAAGtcagaccattctgtgatcccagGATTCTGTGACACTCAGTACAATCACACTTTAGAGAGGATACTGAGCTGTCTGTGGGGTGAGCAGGAAGCCTGGACATAATTCCCTCTGCAGCCATGGACATTTTAGCCATAACAGACGGAGCTGGAGGAGACAGGTGCAGTGTCAGGAGAAGTACATGCCCCAAGGGGAGTGTCTGTCTGGAATCTCCTTCACTAACCCAGTTTTGCACTCTGTGAGCTATAAGATGTCCTTTCTTCTCCAGGATCTTCATAGGACTATATGATGATTCAGGCTGGAAGGAGGTgtcctgctcaaagcagggcaGTTATGGGGGtcagcccagctcctcacagcttTACCCTGAGATATTCCCAAAGTGGAGACTGGATGGAACAAATTGAGGAACTGCAAACAGAAGGACTAGACTTCTCTTCCCAGATGTGTCTCTTCTGCAGCTGGGGTAGTCACAGTCGTGCCTCTGCATTACCCAGCTGTGTTGTCTCACTCAGCCTAGCAGATTTGCAACGCAGACAGAGACACGAGATAGTATTTGGCAGCTCCAGGTGAGTTTTCATGATAAGCCCTTTATCACAGCCCTTGTTTTGAGTGCTGAGCACCCAGCCATGAAAACCGAGTGCCTTGGACTGGGCCCCCCAAAACCAGCCTGGCCGTCCTTGCCTGTCACCCACGGCTGCCTGAGCGCTGCAAAACAAGGCGGCGTTGTTTGTTTTAGAGATCAAAGCTCATTTAAATGCATTGCTTCTCCCTGTCTCCACCTGATATCCAGACAAGATGCCCTGGCTTAGGTGAGTCAGCCCCTGGCTGAAGTCAGCCGCAGTTATCTCTGCGAGGCGGAGGCAGCTCTTGCGTCCTTCTGCCAGCGCCGACCCGCCAGGTCTCTCTAATCACCTCCGCCCCCGGTCCTTGGACCGAGCCCGGCTTGGCCGTGGCACGTCCCTGGAGGCTGCCCGGCTGCTGTGGGAGAGCAGCGCTGCCTCTGCTCTGCGAGCCCCAAGGGAGATGTTGCAACAGCaaccagcacctgcagccagggaagggcaTTTTTCACAGCCACTGCTTCTGCACGGAGCTCCCCGGCTGCGTGCGGCACATTCAGCTCTCCGGTGGGATGCGGGAGAGGCTATCAgttgagtttttgtttttttttttttttttttgtaacgATGAGCTGACAAAGCTCCAGGTGGCTGCTTGGCAGTCACGCTTTTCTCGGTTGCTGACGCCGACAGCGAGTGACTCAGCCCTTTCCAAGCTCCCTGCAAGCCTCTTCTCCTCCTGCCACTCAAATGTTCCTTCTCTCCGATGGTTAAAACAAATTCTGCCTCGAGGTTCTGTCCAGCGAGCGGCTCAGACAGGGCAGCACGGCTCCTTGCTGTGGTCATGGCATGGAGCAGGGATTTGCAGGATTCCCTTTCTGAACCGTGGGGGTTGTTGTGTGAGCCTGGGCAAAGagtttctccttcccctccttgtTCTGTTTCCCAGGGAAAGCTCCCAGGGCAAAACCCACCCCTGGTGATCTGCATTCCTGTACCTTTGCCAAGCAGTGCCTAATTCCCCACTTGACTTTTCAGCTATATTTGttgcaaacattttaattttctttccaacccaagaGCTGCCCTACATTTTCATCTCTATGAGCATGGGAGTTTCCAGGTACTGCAGCACAAGCAGGGCAGTGCTTCCCACCTTCCAGCACCATGTGCCCAGAGCCAGTGGGTCTGCCAGGTCCTGGGGGAAGGTGAGACCTTTGCCCTGCACAGCTGATGGTTCAAGActccctgggcacagggggAAGTGGGGAGACCCTTTCAGGCAGCAGGATGTCCTCAGGTGGAGGTGTTGCAAAAGGGCTGATCCCCAGCAGGTAGGTGGGATCAGTGATgagagctgtgctgtccccaggaaGAGCCAGTGTTTGCcatggcagccagcagcagtccAAAATAATCAAAGGAAGGTTTCATCATGGTTCAGAATGTACCAAGGCACCccttggaaaacattttttaatccAGTCTTAAGAGGCTGGACTGTGGCTGGTTTAGACTTTACTGGAGATCCTGCAGTCTTTGTCTCCTTGCTCTGTGGAGTCCTGGCTTGCTGAGGTGGGTTAGGAGCATGGACAGGGAAAGCTGTGAACCATGGGTCATCTCCTAAGGCTTTGAGGTCTCCAGTATGGATGTATCTGCGTGAGCTGAGAATTCTGGGGGTTCCTCTGTGGTGGTGGAGCTCTGAAAGGAGTATCCATAACCATCTGAGATCAGTCCCTCCTGAATCTGTGGTGTCCCTTGATCTGATGACTGGAAAGGGGGTCAGGGATAACCCAAACTGTGGATGTCTGCCTTGAGGTGGGGGCAGATCTCATTGATTTTGTTGTTGGCAGTACTGAACACACTGCAGGGGGGCTGTGATGGGCCTTGCAGGTACCAACATCCTCTGCTGAGAACAATTTAAGGCACTGTAGACCATGGCACCCATTGGAAGAgatcagagaatcatagaatagaagcatagaatggtttgagttggaaaggaaCTTACAGATCATCCAGTTCTACCCCTGCctccaccatgggcagggacatcttccaccagaccaggttgctccaaaccccatccaacctggccttgaacacttccagggatggggcatccacagcttttctgggctgATCCCTGCAAGTGGccagctttgctttttccagaaCCCCCCTATTTAATGAACTTTCATAGTACTCCTCTTAGGGAAGGCAGGGATTTGTGCATGGAGTGGCAGCAGCCTAGCATGGAGAGTTGGGATCTGGCCTGCAAAGGGGTGCACGTTTTTGGGTGACGGAGAGCAAGGAGGAATGCAGCAGGTAGGAGACAGCATGTACAGGCAGGAGTGTGGGTGGGTGTTTCTCCAGCACACAAGCCGTGTTCAGCAGTCCCCCTGGCCCTCCTGCTTGAGAGGAGAGGCAGCAATTAGGCTGATTGAAGGCCCAGTTGCTTCTTGCACAAGGAGGAGGCAGTGCCCCTTGCAGCTGTGGTTCAAAGCCTGCAGGAGATAAGGATCTGCTGTGCCAAGCATTTGGGAAGTGCTGGGGGAATCCAAGGACAGCTCTGGCCACGCCACACTGCTTCACCTCTATCTTCTTCCCACCTGGCACCTGGCTTAAAAGCCTTCCTGAGCCTAGAGCAGCACAAGGGGAGTTTCCTCCCCACTCTTCCATGCAACCCCATGTAATTACTTGTGAGCTCGCAAATTTTGTGTCAGCTTTCCTTGCTTACCAGCCTGTTTATGCAAGATCCAACTCCTCAGCCTCCATGCAGACTCTGGTCTTTGCCTTCCTTGGTTATGGGAGCAAAGTTTAAAACACAACTGATTTCATGAGAAGATCAGGGGGAGTGTGTGTAGTGTCTCCTCTGGGTGTATTCCAGGGTGTCCAATCAAGGTTAGGCCATACTGTACTGGatataaaatcacagaatggtttgggttggaaggggccttcAAGATCACAGAGTTCCAAGTGCCCCACCATGGCCAGGGAAACCTTCTCCTAGATCAGGCtgttgttccaagccccatccaacctggccttaaacacttccagggatgtggcagccacagcttctctgtgccaggacctcaccactctcacaggcaagaatttcttctttgtacCTAATCTAAAGCTCCCCTCTgccagtttgaagccattccctgttttcctgtcaCTCCAAGCCCTTGCAGATTCTCTCTCCAGTTCTCTTGTagcactggaaggtgctctaaggTCTTCCTGAAGCTCTCTTTTCTCCAGCCGGAACAAACTCCCCCATACACTTCCCCCCTTGGCCAGAgttcagctctgcctttgcctCCCACATCCTGATAATTCCCATTAGCAGGCACACAGGGATGTACAAAACAGTGAATGCTTTTTATTTCGCTGCTGGAGTGTAACCACTGTAATTtcataaaactcaaaaaaacaacaaaaaaaaagtgattacCGAAggcatacattttttttttttcctttttacacaAGACTTTAAGTAAACAgacaagtttctttttaaaaaggttaTAAAGTGTCAAGATCCTATACCTCATCTGCATATTCAAAGTGATGCCATCTGATACAAAAAGCATTTGGGTACAATAATTTAGCTATGGctcagaccaaaaaaaaaaccaaccaaccaaaacaaaacaaaaaaccaaaaccaaaaaaacccaacaaaacaaaaaaaaagtcatctggGCTTAATCTACACACTACTATGGTCGCCCAGGgggttaaaaaggaaaatatgcagTTCTTTGTTGCACAGAAAGGAACAGCAGGGAAGTGGAGAGTTCATTGGGAGATCATCGTCTGAAGGGAAGCGGTGGAACGCCCCCTCCCCGGGAATGTCTGCAAGAGCCTGGCCCAGGACCCCCCCTCTGTGCCAAGAAACCAGCCACATTTGTCTCCCACCAGACAGAATCCCATCCAAACCCACCCGCCAAGCTGCACCTACCCAGCGTGCTGGCAGCAAATAAGACACAAGACCTTGGAAACTGCATGGAAGTCACGAATCTCCCTGTGTGCTTTCCCACTGGGactaataaaaaccaaacaaacccaatgaaaaaaataaaaaaggaaacgACTCGTTCTATTGTGGGTAGAGCCAGACTCTGCTTTCTCGGGAAATCTGTTCCTCATAAACCTCTGAAGCTCCCAGTCCAAGCACCAGTGTCAGCCTTACTGCAAGACTCATGAGTTTACAAATGCAAAGTCTTTAAATGTGTGTCACcagaaatttctgaaatgaagaGCTGGACATTTGTGATAGCCACATTTCCTGCCTTCCCACCATCCCACCCCCTCCACGTGCTGCATCtgactggaaaacaaacaacagaaggGATATTTGAGGGCATATGTGTGCTGTGTGCCAGTGGTGGGAGGACACAGCTACAAGTTCTTGCTCAGATTTATTCCCTCACATGAGGCTCACCCATGACTGACTCCTGGGTAAAGGCTACAGGCTCTTGGTTTGACGGCATTTCTGCTTTGCCATCCCTTGGGTCTCCAAAGTTCTTACACCAGTTTGGACCCTTGTCCCTGCAAATTGTGGTGGCTTTCCATGGAGGGTGAGCAGGTGGATAGGGgtgagaaattttaaaagtcagtttGAGCCTTTTCTTCTGGTGAAAAGGGCAGGATGAGGTGACTGGTTTGTAGTCAAAGCCATGGGGGTGTCTGTTCCCTGATATCTGCCAAGACTCAATGGAAACCATCAGAGCAGTGACAGCATTGGCCAATACATCAGATTTTTAAGGCTCTCCTTTCAGCATCTTGGCATTTGAGGTGAAATGAGGATTAGTGTACAAGGAGAGAACCCAAGACCAGCCCAAACCATGAGTCCTTGGCTGCTTAAGCCTTGCTGTGGTGTTGTCTACTGAGCTTCAACCATCCCTCCTGCTTAACTGTCTCAAGACTTTTGAGCTCTTGAGTTTTCTAACCCAAGTTCCCCTTGGATGTCCTCTCAATTTCCCCAACCTGTTGCTTCTGTAACCCTCTCTAGGCTGAAACATTGAGGAGCTGGTATTTCAGAGGAAGGAGTCCAAGtccatataaaaaaaacccaaatatttgcCCGTCCAACCCAGAGAAACTTTTGAATTCAGCCCTCCATgcaaaacagcagctcctgggctgccaAGGTGTCCTTTCCACGGAAGCAGCACATTTTAGGGTTAAAGGGGAGATATccatgagaaaaggaaaaaaatacctagTACAATTAAATCAGCATGATTTGGTTTGGTGGTtgtttttgatattttttgcaGTGACTCATAAACTGAGGAGGATCAGGATGCCACTCTGCTAGCCAGATACCCTCAGGATTTGGCCACACGGCCAGGTCAAGGACTGCTTTTATACCAGAAGCTCCCTCATTTTAAGGTGATTGGGTTGATGCTACATAAAGCAAAGCCTGTCCCCCTCATGTTCCCTCCAAGCCAGCCCAAGTTGAGGCCTGAGTGAAGTTTCACTCAAGAGTGGCCAAAAGAGGCTGAATTCAaatccctctgtccccagcctgacTCCAACTCAAAGGCATCGTGGCTGAATCCCAGGACCTCTTGCCCTGGTCCATGTTCCAGGTGATGCTGCCACGAGCACAGGTGAGGAAAACTCATCTTGCCAGGAGAGAAACATCTCCAAGCCCATAAATCAACAGGTCCCACAAGGAAGGGCATGGGATCAGGAGGATTCCTGGCTAGCAGAGATTGGGGCTGTCACCACCACAACGCCAAACCACCTCCTATGTCCCTGGGGAAGAAGCAGCACCTATTTTAGCAGCAGGAGGACAGACCCAAGCAGGAAGGGGATGGTGACCCACCCAGCAGGGTGCTGTAATAGAGGGTAAGGCCTTTTTATCAGCCCAATTCACTATTCCAAATCAACCCAGACCCTTTGGCCATTGCTGCCTTCTCCATGAGCCATGGGGACCAACAGCCTGGGATAGAGCAGGGGACTCCAAGGGACTTTAAGGGACTGAGAGCTGTCCCACAGTGTTGGACAGGTCCAAGGTGTGTGGTTTGACAACTCCAGGGCCATGTGCAGAAGGTCCCCCTCACTCAGCACCACAGCTTATCCCAAAGGATGGCCTTCCCTGCATTGCAGTGGGGCTGGCCCCATCAGAACAGGTGAAGTGGTGCTGGAAACAGCTCCAAACACCTCTGCTGCCCACCCATGTGGTGGTACAAAGCAGTCTCCAGCCTCTGCAGGTACTGAAGGTGTCTAACCAGCCTTCCTCACCACCTGTCCCAAAGGATGAACACCCTGAAGCAAATGTCTCTGGATATCTACATTCTGGAAGGCACACAAACCTTTTGGAGAGATCCAACACAGGGCACTGAGGGCATCTCAAGCAGGTCAGCCTAAAACCCAACGAGGTGGACGACCAGCCCTCCTTGTCCCAACAACTGTgatgctctgcagctgaggggTGAGCAGCAGCGAGCCCAAAGGCCACCTGGAGCATGCCCTGGGCCACATGTATGTCCTGGTGATAGTGGATGGCAGCCAGCTGTGACGGTGCTGGGGATCAAGTCTGGGGGACCATGGGTCACCTCTTGGGCTCTACTGGGCAGTGATTGGAGAAAGAAATGCCAGAGGATGTGCAGAAGACAAACAGggtatttttaaagttgtttttttttttttcctttaattagcaaatttctttttatcctcattaaaagaaaaaaaacatccccACACCCCCTATGTGCCCACTGCTCCAACTGCTGCAAGCattcaaaggcagaaagttGAGAGATGTTTAATGTCCCAGCTcaggggcagctctgagccCACCCCACCTGGGTGTGTGCCAGGGGTGCCAGGTGCCTTGGTACAGATATGGAAAAGGCAGGTGCAAAATTAGGTGATGTGCTCTTGCCAGGAACACCCAAAATCCCCTAGGAAAGCTGCAGCCGAGCCCCTCTGCCAGCAAATGCAGTGGTGATGGTGGACATGGATGTGCCATGAAAGGCACactgtgtccccagggcactgcagccAGAATTGGGATTTGTGCCACagctcagggatggggacacgACAGCAGAGAACCCACCACCCTGGGCACTGAATTTGGAAGCTATAAATAAGAGTACCCCACACTTTGGGGGACTCAGTACTGATCcagcatcccagcagagctgagtgcCTCAAAGCCCTGCTGGCATCCCCGAGGTTCCCAGCAGTTCTGCCTTCACTGGAGCAAGTTCCTAGCGAGCCCCATCTGCAGCATCCTGGCTGGCATTGAGGCAACAGGGAGGTGGTGAGGTGACAGAGGGGCCAGGAGAAAGGGAATGGTGCTGGAGGTCTTagctcagcccttcccctgGGTCACAAGGGTCACTGAGCTAAGAGCCCATCACCTCTCCCTGCTATCATCACTTTCCCCCCCGAGGCCACTGTGCCATCCccacctccatccctgctgctgcagcccttaTTTATGGGGAAGAGGTGGGGAAAAGTTTTTCTGGGGGTGCTCTGGCCCTTATGCACCCCATCCCTTCTCAGCTGGCGCAGCCCTGCCTGCATCACCCCAAACCAAGCACCCTTTGTCCACCCCTCTCAGTGCAAcgggaggggaaaggagggaggaggatggTGATGAAGAACCGTCACATGAGCTCATTGCCTGCTAACACCGAGAGTCAAAGGGCAGTGCTGCCTTccctcctcagggctgcagctggagacagcagcCTTTTTTGGGGATCCAGCAAGACGAGTGTGCTGTGAGTGCTGGAACACAATGGAGATGTTCcatgtccccagcccagccctggcagaggggcGGCGCGTGGGGAGCGCAGGGCTGGGTGAAGAGGTGAGGGGGTGGGATGTGTGCGAGTGCCTGGGGGTCTGTGCACGGATTTTGGCAAGAGGTCATTGAGGTTACATGATGCAGCATTTGTTCTTGTGGTTATGAGGGTCCTTAAATCGGAGTCTCTGCTTTGGTCGGTATTTTTCCAAGTACGTCAGCTGCTTGCTGTTGATGGCTCCTCTGCGCTTCCTGTAGGGACAGAGAAATGCCAGAAGAGTCAGAGGTGTGGCACAAGATCCCCCCAACCCCAAACCACCCCTGTTAGGATGCTGAGCTCCCCTGCCTGAAGCAGGAGGGGATTTTGGAGGCTGAAGCCAGGTGCACCCTCCAAGGACGGAGACAGGCACTGACCCCAGCAGCATTCCTCACTCACCCAGGAGCAAGTCCCAGGAcaaggagagctggagaggaaacGTGGGACAGAGCTGAGGTGACTGCTTAAAGTCCCTCAgggatgctgccagcagctgccccagcctccTGCAAAGGCACAGGATACTCCATGCCAACATCTTGTTCACCCGTCcccaaataaaagaaaagcaacccAGGTGTCACCAAAAAAACTAAACCCTGGGAGGACATGCCAGATCTCTCCATTCCCTCAGAGATGGACTTTCTGCCCTAACATCACAACACTGCTTCACTTACTGTCGGATGAACTGGATGGCATCTTCATACTTCATCCCACTCTCGATCAACGCCAGTGCAACAAGGACAGGAGCGCTGAAAGGCAAAAGCAGTGGCTGTCACTCCCCAGTCACACAGCCCAGAGGCTGATATCCATCATTTAAAGGTCAAGCAGAAGGCCAGGCAGCAGATCCCCCCCATGAACACTTATTCTCACTAGGGTTTCACAAAACCCTGCTCAAAGAGGgactgggaaaaggaaggaggagcaCTGCCATGGTTGTCCCTCTCCTGTCCTTGTGAAGAGGTTGGGATAAAAACCTGCTCAAAGGGGGaatggggaagggaaggaggagagctGGCATGGTTTTCCCTCTCCTGCATTCATGAGGGGTGGCAGCTGGGGTGCTGGGCTCAGACTCACCGCCCCAGGCCAGCCACGCAGTGCACGGCCACGCAGCAACCAGGGTCCTCGCAGAACTTGGTCTTCAACAAGTTGAGCCAATCTTCCACAATCTTGCTGGGAGGAGGCGCTCCATCATCAAATGGCCAATCCTGCAAGGTAGGGAAGAGAGAAACTCTGTCAAGTCTTTGGGGGAAACCTTTAAGGGCTTGTTTTTCACTCAGGGTGATGGTGTTTGGGGtctcagctgcagggaggaagaagagtGCCAGAACTGGCATAGCTCTGTGTAGGCTGTTTTGTGGCATCATCTGGACCTGACTGCTTTGGCTCATGGTTTGAAGCCACACAAATCCAGGTCTGGAGTCTTTCCACCTTCTATGGCAGGTTCAGCCTTTAGGAGCACTTGTAGGATCTGCAACATGGTCCCCATgacctcctgcctctgcagacCAGGATGGCCACCCCATGCTCCATTCCCCATCCAGATGACCTCACTGAGCTTTGGGGTGAGGCAGTTCCCATCCTCCCCCCCTGACAGCTCCTAATTCCAGCACTTCATAGCACATTGTGGGGGATTTGAACGAAGGTGGCTTGAGGATGGTTGAAATCTCAGAGCTTGCTTGATGCAGTGCTGAAATTCAGCTTCCTGCAACCTACTAGCACAGCCCTAGAGAGAGTCAAAGGGAGGGAGATCACTCCAAATGGGGCCATTTAAATACCATCCTTCaggaaaggacaaagaaaaaaaaattaccattttctGAGCTTTATTTTCAAGTTGCAGGGCTTCAAAATTGGAACATGATGAGGAAGCTGGTCAAATGGGTTCTGCATTTGATACCTCTCAGCCATGGGCTCAGTTATGAGGGGTGTTGTAAAATGgtaatttctttcccaaaacaGATTTGTCAGGAGGAGCCTGGCCACTGGCTATGCAGCAGTGGAAGAGAGAGTCAGGAAGGGCAGCATCACTTGGAGAGGATGTGGCTTGGTGAGCCCCAAAGGGTGGGGGGTAGCAGGCCCTAATCCTAGATTTTGAGGTGTGAGTCATtaagctgctgtgctggagtcaTCCTTGGTGTGAGATGGCAAAATAAGCTGCTTCACTGCAGCGTTTGGACAGGTGGTGTGACTTCTGCTGGGATTTGATAGTAAAGGAGCATACTGGGCTTCAGGATCTTTGTAGTGCTTGAGCCAGCCACCTGCCTGGCCTGTGCCTGTCCTGCAAGGCCATCTCCTCCTGCAAGGCCATGGCCTCCCTGCAACCATGAGTGCAGGTCAGGGGCTCACACCAGGGATGATACAGCACACCACAGCATCATCTTGTGATGGAATGGCTGAGATGGAAGGCACCTTCAAATATCATCTAACCCAGCCCCATGCcatggcagggtcaccttccactgtcccaggttttTGCAACCTGGCAATGAAcccttccagagatggggcagccaacagcttctctgggcaacctgtgcctcACCCCTCTCACGATAAAAACCTTCTTCCTTATGTCTTATCTAAAtctgccctctgtcagtttaaagacattcccccttgttctatcactacATGCCTGTGTAAATagtccagctctcctgcagcccctttaGAGGCTTTAAGGTCCCcccagaaccttctcttctccataTAGAGACCTATATATAGAAgcatagaattgtttaggttggaaaagccctctaaaaTCATCAAATCCTACTGTTAACCCTGCACTGCCCAGGCCACCAGTAAACCATGTAGATGTGgtctccaagtgccacatctacaggTCTTTTAAACCCCTCCAAGGATGGTGGCTCCACCACTTCTCTGAGAAGGCTGTttcaatgcttgacaaccctttcagtgaagaagtttttcctaataaccaatctaaacctcccctggagcaACTGGAGGTCATTCCCTCCTGTCCTGTTGCTTGTAACCTGTGAGAAGtgaccaacccccacctggctataacctcctttcagggagttgtagagaggATAACATCTTCcccaagcctccttttctccaagctaaacaccctcagctgctcctcatcagacttgtgcaccaatatatgtttatatgtcaaatatatatatatcaggatacagataaaaaaaataccaaactgtGtataccaaataaaaatatataccatgagatatatatatatatatataaaatatacagagattttatataattatagaGATATTTCTGTATCTGCAGAGATACATCTATAGAAAACCGGGTTATAGATATCTCTTGATTtactttatatattttctatgtGGTTATAGAAACTTTGATATAGAagctatttaatttctattcagTGTCTTGTATAGTTTCTCTAACTCTCCATATAAAACATATCCTAGATATGTATCTCTCCACATAAGAGAGATATAAGAGATGTAAAGAGGTACATATATCCTAGATATAGAAACCCAGACTGGAGGCTCCAGTTAGAAATGGGGTAAAATGCAGACTTTGGTGTCTAAGTGAGCAGATATGATCTCCAACATATGGATTCTATATATGTAGGATACAGCAATCTTTCCAAGATATATCCTGTAGAGACACAGATTGCATCTATATCTAGAGACATCTGCATCTGGAGGATCTGTATCTAGAGAGCCATGGGATTATCCACCTATATCCCTGAGGATCTAAGATAGAGCCTCCTCTCTCTCTAGGATACACGTTGTACAGACAGAGCTATATGAAGAGGTCCTACACACAGAGACCACCCCAGGAGACACCAGGCACTTCCAAACCCTTCCCTAAATAATGAGCAGAGCCTCacttcccagctggagctgaactCCCTGGCAGGGCTATCATGCCTGACATCATCTCCAATTACTTATCAGCCAAGATacagcccaggcagctgcctgctctgcctttcccagcttgCTGCCTGCTCCCTTTCATCCCTCCCAGCTGCACCAGCCGGCTGCTGGAAGAGCAAAAAACCCTCACAGCACCCCCCAGGATAAGATAACGCCGCGGGTAATGAGAACCACGCGCATCTTCCACGTGGGATCAGGCGCTCTCATCCCTGGACGTTTCAGAGCCTGAGCaacaggcagggaaggcagctgcCGACTCAGCCGGGTGAGTCACAGTTTCGGCTGCGTGGGCAGCacttctctttttaaagcaccagcctcagctcagctcagctgggcttccaactctgctgctgcctcagtgTGACGCTGTATTGG
The sequence above is drawn from the Parus major isolate Abel chromosome 2, Parus_major1.1, whole genome shotgun sequence genome and encodes:
- the PTP4A3 gene encoding protein tyrosine phosphatase type IVA 3 — protein: MARMNRPAPVEVCYKNMRFLITHNPTNATLSTFLEDLKKYGATTVVRVCEVTYDKTPLEKDGITVMDWPFDDGAPPPSKIVEDWLNLLKTKFCEDPGCCVAVHCVAGLGRAPVLVALALIESGMKYEDAIQFIRQKRRGAINSKQLTYLEKYRPKQRLRFKDPHNHKNKCCIM